Proteins from a single region of Abyssalbus ytuae:
- a CDS encoding Ig-like domain-containing protein, producing MKKNSFFMTGCLILLFSFLFQHSVTAQTPEKRPAVPVICPAKLEDMHTRVNIPDINSKEFQRTLQNAATAEFEITFGPGAQANPDAQEAFQFALDIWSTQIVSSVPIKIYADFASLGPGVLASAGPAYNVVNFPGAPEPDVLYPAALANALAGEVLFPDEEYDLIVNLGDGIPWYYGTDGNTPSGLYDFVTVALHEAAHGLGFTTVRSYSGGIGSLRSNGLPAVFGLFIVDGDGTYLLTYPDPSVELGDAFTSGDLFMDGDFAKAALGGERPELYAPSTFQGGSSIAHWDEAAFPAGDPNSLMTPQVGSAESNHDIGDITRGLFKDMGWLINDAEAPPLVASPTSLTEELSVGDSITETITVSNISDASITATISASPGSSTIETISPEQLTIPSAGSDSFNVTLNSAGLTKGIYQDTIFVQPVDTDALLSIPVTVRVIDGTEVPIISVSPEMFNETVEQFQIVTRDLTISNTGDDNLSFSISVNDNSTPSFTERVQTSTQSIMSQGFSNMKYSHSFESGSLESLVKSNNNSYNKIITSLYATDFEDFSIGDIDGQSGWISQYLNNWVVSDENPLEGTLHFRGISDGLGDTRPGNILAISPTVAPGDEPFMVMSASVNIQGTGVTWEVIPQSPSAGSVNTRLRFNGDGTIDVLSGSSFNRIEATTPEGYFDLRIVVDKDDSAFTIYFDGELIYSGQGFAPEIEQVVFLSFMEVEGSTMDVDNLEITDGDPDAFFLSVSPSAGNVAFGSSTTVQVKFDARTLDPGDYSATISINSNDPVNSLVEVPVSLTVVQPPTIEVSPDSLSAAVNVQTDIPPVKTETFTITNSGQSPLEFNTSFSATRFTPDLAVSDIPVESLDMANYGAGNINILKDKPAGLSKDKLKTKIDYYQNESVTFSDSIYYDSGILFPDDFSGVQTAPYTSALNFDVESDFTLTAVRNGYRTEAVTSPVIILEIYKGGSTPNDGELLLSQTSTLASEEGVVAVETLNEALSFSAGESFWVVHKYPDGIAFPQGVDSNATQRPDTYFFSSDGGSTYNPSGFVFFVRALSGGSGNYITLEPSSGTVNPGESINVSATFNGEELANGTYETDIIISSNDPANPTTAVATTFEVSGQVSEIEVSEEFLLFNNVFLGGSKELSVTISNNGLAQLSISGITSDNPDFTVDTSSAVIEAGESLELEITFTPSQLGSINGIITIESDASNNNLIEIIVNGVGVDPPVAVLDPTEVSETTDAGTTIDSQITLINEGNSPLIFSFPDLAVAAALANPEVKLNNTERITFENFKLNQEKGYNDTRIGSPVLYSVGTDNGYGYKWIDSDEPGGPVYNFNDISSTGTEITSLINGDGTTEVAISFPFEFYGNQYSSAFVNANGFIAFQAPTTTTTWVNTQLPNDDSIDNIIAGLWEDLEPQNFNGAVYYQDFGNHFIVQWSQASDFLGSETETVTFQIVLYEDGNIDIFYEDVETAPFINTATVGIENADGTDGAQVAFNTSYLKNGLAVRFVKPAFGLTPLISNVSPLSGVVAAGKSKSLTVTLDATSLTDGVYYDELAVSSNDPVNVPTTLFELTVIGYPEISITPDSLAFDPIFIGLSSEATFLIENLGTKTLEISGISNENSDFSLDTTSAFSLEPGTTQIISVLFSPTTVGLIEDSISITSNDAFGNETYNIPLSGVGIDPPVLEVSPDSVSLSLVKGDSATETVSISNTGNSTLNYSLSPPFFAKAGEKNKTPLQYPKIEYAKIEHKESPDTRIGPQFMNASGGPGTFGYTWVDNNSGGPAYDYIDITSMGQTANVGGDGNESIPLSFDFNFFGEVQDSITISANGYVTFATITGTDFVNEQIPDEANPNLFIAGMWDDLEPQNGDGVFYYGTDEYFIIQYENVPGWGLPPFIPIPDPVSFQIILFPDGSIKMQYKNVDSTIRTSSTVGIEGPLGLSGLQVIFNTEYLTDGLAITFTPPVTGTAEPGETVEVPVTFSTEALEEEEIYTGDIIISSNDPANPQEIIPVSLEVLKAPQITGFTLIDAFSNKEVGALNDADRIDLDDYRFNAFSIVASTDSTNVGSVVFDFNDSEGFKIENAAPYALNGDYFWGRKFHPVKFPVGINTVTATPYTGSDGTGIAGTPLTITFEVFRTNTTEVVSFTLIDANTNKEVGILNNGDVIDIAMFRSNKFSVVANTGSIKVSSVVFDFNDIEGFKTENDAPYSLNGDYRKWRWTKYYPVEFSTGTNTITATPYSRKYGKGEPGVSLSISFEVIDSNNTLAKTEYTSKTILNEPGTLNQNVIFSPNPVKDYAELSFQSTHSTLNAFIYDFNGRLMFNEMITVENNNTKKQIDMTKFASGVYILSLINNEGKSISRLKIVKE from the coding sequence TTTTCCTTCCTTTTTCAGCATTCAGTTACAGCCCAGACCCCGGAAAAGCGTCCTGCAGTTCCGGTTATTTGTCCTGCAAAACTTGAGGACATGCACACCAGGGTTAATATCCCTGACATCAACAGCAAAGAATTTCAGCGAACCTTGCAAAATGCTGCAACCGCTGAATTTGAAATTACATTTGGGCCAGGGGCCCAGGCAAACCCGGATGCACAAGAAGCTTTTCAATTTGCTTTAGATATTTGGTCCACTCAAATTGTATCCTCCGTACCTATTAAAATTTATGCTGATTTTGCAAGTTTAGGACCCGGTGTTTTAGCTTCAGCAGGCCCTGCCTACAATGTGGTAAATTTTCCAGGGGCACCTGAACCGGATGTATTGTATCCTGCCGCTTTGGCAAATGCTTTAGCAGGGGAGGTTCTCTTTCCTGATGAAGAATATGACCTGATTGTAAATCTTGGTGATGGTATTCCATGGTACTATGGTACTGATGGGAATACCCCTTCCGGATTATACGATTTTGTTACAGTTGCCCTTCATGAGGCTGCTCATGGTTTGGGTTTTACAACCGTAAGAAGTTATAGCGGGGGTATTGGATCTCTACGGTCAAATGGATTACCTGCTGTATTTGGCCTCTTTATAGTAGATGGTGATGGCACATATTTACTTACATATCCTGATCCTTCAGTAGAATTGGGAGATGCCTTTACCAGCGGAGATTTATTTATGGATGGAGATTTTGCTAAAGCAGCTTTGGGAGGTGAAAGACCAGAACTTTATGCTCCAAGTACTTTTCAGGGGGGATCAAGTATAGCTCATTGGGATGAGGCTGCTTTTCCAGCAGGTGATCCAAATTCCTTAATGACTCCACAGGTAGGTTCTGCAGAATCAAATCATGATATAGGTGATATTACCCGAGGACTATTTAAAGACATGGGATGGCTTATAAACGATGCTGAAGCTCCTCCTTTGGTGGCTTCTCCTACCTCATTAACCGAAGAATTATCTGTGGGTGACAGTATCACTGAAACCATCACTGTTTCCAATATATCTGATGCTTCAATAACTGCAACTATAAGTGCCAGTCCTGGTTCATCTACTATTGAAACTATCTCTCCTGAACAGTTAACAATTCCTTCGGCCGGATCTGATTCTTTTAATGTAACCTTAAATTCAGCCGGTTTAACAAAAGGTATTTATCAGGATACGATTTTTGTACAACCGGTAGATACTGACGCTTTACTTTCCATCCCCGTAACAGTAAGGGTTATAGATGGCACAGAAGTACCGATAATCAGTGTATCTCCTGAAATGTTTAATGAAACTGTTGAACAATTTCAGATTGTAACCAGAGATCTGACTATTTCAAACACCGGAGATGACAATTTATCTTTCAGTATCAGTGTGAATGACAACTCTACCCCTAGTTTTACAGAAAGAGTACAAACTTCTACCCAGTCTATCATGTCGCAGGGATTTAGCAATATGAAGTATTCTCATTCTTTTGAATCTGGTAGCCTGGAAAGCCTTGTTAAAAGTAACAACAATTCTTATAACAAAATTATCACTTCACTCTATGCAACTGATTTTGAAGATTTTTCAATTGGAGATATTGATGGGCAATCCGGATGGATAAGCCAATATTTAAATAACTGGGTTGTCTCTGATGAAAATCCCTTGGAAGGTACATTACATTTCAGGGGTATTTCAGATGGTCTCGGGGACACCAGACCCGGAAATATTCTGGCTATTTCTCCAACCGTTGCCCCCGGCGATGAACCCTTTATGGTGATGTCTGCTTCTGTTAATATTCAGGGGACAGGAGTAACATGGGAGGTAATTCCTCAGTCACCCAGCGCCGGTTCGGTTAATACCCGGCTTCGTTTTAATGGTGATGGCACCATTGATGTACTTTCAGGCTCTTCATTTAACAGAATAGAGGCAACAACACCGGAAGGATATTTTGATTTACGCATAGTGGTAGATAAAGATGACTCTGCATTTACCATTTATTTTGACGGGGAATTGATTTATTCCGGGCAGGGATTTGCACCTGAAATAGAACAGGTAGTCTTTTTATCTTTTATGGAAGTAGAAGGATCTACCATGGATGTTGACAATCTTGAAATTACGGATGGGGATCCGGATGCTTTCTTCTTGTCAGTTTCACCCAGTGCCGGGAATGTGGCATTTGGATCATCAACCACAGTACAGGTAAAATTTGATGCACGGACATTAGATCCCGGAGATTATTCAGCTACAATATCCATAAACAGTAACGACCCTGTAAATTCGCTGGTGGAAGTTCCCGTATCATTAACGGTAGTTCAACCTCCAACTATTGAAGTATCTCCTGATTCCCTAAGTGCTGCTGTGAATGTTCAAACCGATATTCCTCCTGTGAAAACAGAAACTTTTACTATCACCAATTCGGGACAAAGTCCCTTGGAGTTTAATACGTCTTTTAGTGCTACCCGCTTTACCCCTGACCTGGCTGTATCTGATATACCGGTAGAATCCCTGGATATGGCTAATTATGGTGCGGGAAACATAAATATTTTAAAAGATAAACCGGCAGGGTTAAGTAAAGATAAACTCAAAACAAAGATTGATTATTATCAAAATGAATCGGTAACATTCAGTGATTCTATTTATTACGATAGCGGAATACTTTTTCCTGATGATTTCTCAGGAGTACAAACAGCTCCTTACACAAGTGCATTAAACTTTGATGTGGAATCGGATTTTACACTTACTGCTGTAAGAAACGGATACAGAACTGAAGCCGTAACCAGCCCGGTTATAATTCTGGAAATTTATAAAGGAGGTAGTACCCCTAATGACGGAGAATTACTTCTTTCGCAAACATCTACCCTGGCCAGCGAAGAAGGTGTAGTGGCAGTTGAAACACTTAATGAAGCTTTAAGTTTTTCGGCAGGAGAATCATTCTGGGTAGTTCATAAATATCCTGACGGTATTGCTTTCCCACAAGGAGTTGATAGTAATGCCACACAACGCCCGGACACTTATTTTTTTAGTAGTGATGGGGGTAGCACATACAATCCTTCCGGTTTTGTATTTTTTGTAAGAGCCTTGAGTGGGGGCTCAGGTAATTATATTACCCTGGAACCTTCCTCCGGTACTGTAAATCCGGGGGAGAGCATAAATGTTTCTGCTACTTTTAACGGTGAGGAACTGGCCAATGGCACTTATGAAACCGATATTATTATATCCAGCAATGACCCTGCAAATCCAACTACTGCCGTAGCTACCACTTTTGAAGTTTCAGGCCAGGTTTCCGAAATAGAAGTCTCTGAAGAATTCCTGTTATTTAACAATGTCTTTTTGGGTGGCAGTAAAGAATTATCGGTAACTATCAGTAATAATGGTTTGGCTCAGCTCAGCATATCCGGTATAACTTCTGATAATCCTGATTTTACTGTTGATACTTCATCGGCCGTGATAGAAGCAGGAGAAAGTTTAGAGTTGGAAATAACTTTTACTCCCTCTCAACTGGGAAGTATTAACGGAATTATTACCATTGAAAGTGATGCATCCAACAATAATCTGATCGAAATTATTGTAAACGGTGTAGGAGTCGATCCGCCTGTGGCAGTTTTAGACCCAACGGAGGTTTCTGAAACTACTGATGCCGGAACTACTATAGATTCTCAAATAACCCTGATAAACGAAGGTAATTCACCATTAATTTTTTCCTTCCCTGATCTTGCTGTTGCAGCCGCTTTGGCAAATCCGGAAGTAAAATTAAATAATACCGAGCGAATTACTTTTGAAAACTTTAAACTGAATCAGGAAAAAGGATATAACGATACCCGTATTGGTTCTCCGGTTCTTTATAGCGTTGGTACTGATAACGGATATGGTTATAAATGGATTGACAGTGATGAACCGGGAGGCCCTGTATATAATTTTAACGATATTTCCTCTACAGGAACTGAAATTACCAGTCTAATCAATGGTGACGGCACCACAGAAGTGGCTATTTCTTTTCCCTTTGAATTTTACGGAAACCAATACTCAAGTGCTTTTGTAAATGCCAATGGTTTTATAGCATTCCAGGCTCCTACTACAACCACCACATGGGTAAACACCCAACTTCCTAATGATGACAGTATTGACAATATAATTGCTGGTCTATGGGAAGATTTAGAACCACAAAACTTTAATGGCGCAGTATATTACCAGGATTTCGGCAATCATTTTATTGTGCAATGGTCACAGGCATCTGATTTTCTCGGTTCAGAAACTGAAACAGTAACTTTCCAGATAGTTTTATATGAAGACGGAAACATTGACATCTTTTATGAGGATGTTGAAACCGCTCCATTTATAAATACTGCAACAGTGGGGATTGAAAATGCTGACGGTACTGATGGTGCACAGGTAGCTTTTAACACTTCCTACCTTAAAAACGGACTGGCAGTCAGGTTTGTAAAACCTGCTTTTGGGCTAACCCCTCTTATAAGCAATGTTTCTCCTTTATCAGGGGTAGTTGCTGCAGGAAAGTCAAAAAGTTTAACTGTTACGCTAGATGCTACTTCATTAACTGACGGAGTTTATTACGATGAGCTTGCCGTTTCCAGTAATGATCCGGTAAATGTGCCAACTACCTTGTTTGAATTAACGGTCATCGGATATCCTGAAATTTCTATTACTCCTGATTCATTGGCATTTGATCCGATTTTTATCGGGTTAAGCAGTGAAGCCACATTTTTAATTGAAAATTTGGGGACTAAAACTTTAGAAATATCAGGAATCAGCAATGAAAATTCAGATTTTAGCCTGGATACAACTTCTGCCTTCTCCTTAGAACCCGGAACAACACAAATTATTAGTGTACTATTTAGTCCGACAACCGTAGGGTTAATAGAAGATAGTATTTCAATAACCAGCAATGATGCGTTTGGTAACGAAACATACAACATACCCCTTTCCGGAGTTGGTATCGATCCACCTGTTCTTGAAGTGTCACCGGATTCTGTTAGTTTATCTTTGGTAAAAGGAGACTCAGCTACTGAGACTGTTAGCATAAGTAATACAGGTAATTCTACCTTAAACTATTCATTAAGTCCTCCTTTCTTTGCTAAAGCGGGAGAAAAGAATAAAACACCTTTACAATATCCGAAAATAGAATATGCTAAAATAGAACATAAAGAATCTCCCGATACCAGGATTGGGCCTCAGTTTATGAATGCCAGTGGTGGTCCGGGGACTTTTGGTTACACATGGGTAGACAATAACAGCGGAGGGCCGGCTTATGATTATATCGATATTACTTCAATGGGACAGACTGCCAACGTGGGAGGCGATGGTAATGAATCTATCCCTCTATCTTTTGATTTTAATTTCTTTGGAGAGGTTCAGGATAGTATCACTATTTCTGCTAACGGATATGTAACTTTTGCAACCATTACAGGAACAGATTTTGTTAACGAACAAATTCCTGACGAAGCAAATCCAAATTTATTTATTGCGGGTATGTGGGATGATTTGGAGCCACAAAATGGCGATGGAGTATTTTACTATGGAACGGATGAATATTTTATAATTCAATACGAAAATGTTCCCGGGTGGGGTCTTCCTCCATTTATTCCAATACCGGATCCTGTTAGCTTCCAGATAATTCTTTTTCCTGACGGATCCATTAAGATGCAATATAAAAATGTAGATTCTACCATAAGAACCAGTAGTACTGTGGGTATTGAAGGGCCATTAGGGTTGTCAGGATTACAAGTGATATTTAATACCGAATACTTAACAGATGGACTGGCAATTACTTTTACCCCTCCGGTTACAGGAACTGCAGAACCGGGTGAAACTGTTGAGGTACCTGTTACGTTTTCTACCGAAGCCCTTGAAGAAGAAGAAATATACACGGGAGATATTATTATAAGCAGTAATGACCCTGCTAATCCGCAGGAAATAATTCCTGTTAGCCTGGAAGTACTCAAAGCTCCTCAAATAACTGGTTTTACTCTTATTGATGCATTTTCTAATAAAGAAGTAGGTGCTTTGAACGATGCAGACAGGATTGATTTGGACGACTATCGCTTTAATGCCTTTAGTATTGTAGCGAGCACTGATTCTACTAATGTTGGTAGTGTGGTTTTTGACTTTAACGATAGCGAAGGTTTTAAAATTGAAAATGCTGCTCCTTATGCATTAAACGGAGATTATTTTTGGGGAAGAAAATTTCACCCCGTAAAATTCCCGGTTGGAATTAATACTGTTACTGCCACTCCTTATACGGGAAGTGACGGGACTGGTATTGCCGGAACTCCTCTTACTATAACTTTTGAAGTGTTCAGGACTAATACTACTGAAGTAGTGAGTTTCACCTTAATTGATGCAAACACAAATAAAGAAGTAGGAATTTTAAATAATGGAGATGTTATAGACATTGCAATGTTCAGGTCAAACAAGTTTAGTGTGGTAGCCAATACAGGGTCAATAAAGGTAAGCAGTGTGGTCTTTGACTTTAATGACATTGAAGGTTTTAAAACTGAAAATGATGCACCATATTCACTAAACGGCGATTACCGTAAATGGCGTTGGACTAAATATTATCCTGTAGAATTTAGTACTGGAACAAATACCATTACCGCTACTCCGTACTCAAGAAAGTATGGTAAAGGTGAACCCGGAGTATCCTTATCAATAAGTTTTGAAGTGATTGACAGTAATAATACATTGGCTAAAACCGAGTATACTTCAAAAACAATTCTTAATGAACCGGGTACTCTTAACCAAAACGTGATTTTTAGTCCAAACCCGGTAAAGGATTATGCAGAGTTATCATTCCAATCAACCCATTCAACACTAAACGCTTTCATTTATGACTTCAACGGAAGACTTATGTTTAATGAGATGATAACGGTTGAAAATAATAATACTAAAAAGCAAATAGATATGACAAAGTTTGCAAGTGGGGTTTATATTTTATCCTTAATAAACAATGAAGGAAAATCAATTTCCAGGTTGAAAATTGTAAAAGAATAA